In Deinococcus maricopensis DSM 21211, the sequence GCCGTGCAGCTCGGCGCGGGCCGCGTCGTGAACCTCAAAGTCGCGCGCGTCGGCGGGCACGCGGAAGCGCGGCGCGTGCACGACCTCGCGAGCGCGAGCGGCCTGCCCGTCTGGTGCGGCGGCATGCTGGAAAGCGGCATCGGCCGCGCGCACAACATCCACCTGTCCACCCTCGAGAACTTCCGCCTGCCCGGCGACACCGCCAGCGCCAGCCGCTACTGGGAGCGCGACATCATCCTGGAGCCGCTGGAAATGCACGACGGGCACCAGCGCGTGCCGCAGGGGGCCGGCACGGGCGTCACACTAGACCGCGCGTACGTGGAGGAGCTCGCCGAGATTCGTGACGAGGTGCGCGCTTGACCGCGCCCTACACCATCCGGGACGTCACGGACCCTGCCGCGTTCCGCGCACTCGAAACCGTGCAGATCGCCGCGTGGGGGTACGCGGACCGCGAGGTGCTGCCCGGCACGATGCTGCGCATCAGCGCCGCCACCGGCGGCATCGTCCTCGGCGCGTACCCCGTCGGCGAGGACGTGCCGTTCGGCCTCGCGTACGGCTTCCCGGCGCTGCACGGCGACGCGTGGTGGCACCACTCGCACCTGCTCGCCGTCGACCCCGCGTGGCGCGGCAGCGGCGCCGCCGTCGCCCTCAAGCACGCGCAGCGCGAGCGGGCGCTCGCGCAGGGCCTGACCCGCATGACGTGGACGTTCGACCCGCTCATCGCCCGCAACGCCCGCCTGAACCTCGGCAAGCTCGGCGCGCGCGCAGTCAGTTACCACCCCGGCTGGTACGACCTCGGCGGCGTCGTCCCCGCGGACCGCCTGATGATCGAATGGGACCTCACGCGCACGTTCGTGCCGCACGCCCCCCGCGAACCGGACGGCGCGTACGCCCTGCAGGCCGACGGGCCGCTGCCCGGCACGCCGGACCTCACGCTCACCGCCGACCACGTCCTCGTGGAGGTCCCCACCGACAGCGACGCCCGCCCCGAAACGGAACGGCTCGCGTGGCGCCTAGCGCTGCGGGACACGCTCATGCCGTACCTCGTGTACGGGTACGCCGTCACGGACCTCGCCCGCGCCGGTGAACGCGCGTACTACGTCCTGAGCCGAGACGCGTGACGGAGGCACGGGAGCCACCCGTGCCTCCCGCCGGAACGCGGACACCACCTGCAGACCCGCCGCGCCTCGGGCCCTGACCGGCCCAACCCCGCAACGTCACCGGGCTGCACCGATGAGGAACGCCAGACGCTCCTCATCGGTGCAGCGGGCCGCCGGCTGCAGGCCCGCTGCAACAACCTACCGGCCCAGGTGCCCGTGCGTGCGCATGAACGCCTCCTGCGCGCTGTACTCCCCGGCGAGCTTCGTGTACCGCCCATCCGTGCGCAAGTCCCACGCGCCACGCTCATCCGTCCACTCCGCGTCCAGGATGCTCAGCAGCGTCGCGCGGTGCCGCTCATCCCGCACGGGCGCGATCACTTCCACCCGCCGATTCAGGTTCCGGCTCATCCAGTCCGCACTCCCGATAAACACCTCCGGATGCCCCGCATTCGCGAACGCGTACACGCGCGCATGCTCCAGGAACCGCCCCAGCAGACTCTTCACGCGGATCGTGTCACTCAGGCCCGGCACGCCCGGCCGCAGGCAGCACACCCCACGGATGATCAACTCCACCCGCACGCCCGCCGCCGACGCGTCATACAACGCGCGAATCATGCCCGGGTCGGTCAGCTGATTCATCTTCAGGCGCACCCACGCGCTGTGCCCCGCACGCGCATGCCGCGCCTCCCGCTCCAGCAGCGCCAGGAACCCACTGCGGGCCGTGTCAGGCGCCACCAGCAACTCATCGTACTCCGCGTCCGCGTACCCGGTCAGGTGATTGAACAACCGCCCCACGTCATCCCCCAACTGCGGGTTCGCCGTCAACAGGCTCAGGTCCGTGTACAACCGCGCTGTCTTCGCGTTGTAATTGCCCGTCCCGACGTGCACGTACCGGCGAAGCGTCCCGCCCTCCCGGCGCACCACCAACGCCACCTTCCCGTGCGTCTTCAGGCCCGCGAAGCCGTACACCACGTGCGCGCCCGCCCGCTCCAGCTTGCGCGCCCAGCTGATGTTGCGCTGCTCATCGAACCGCGCCTTCAGCTCAATCAACGCCACCACCTGCTTGCCCTGCTCCGCCGCCGTCCGCAGCGCATTCAGCAGACGCCGATCATCGCCCGTGCGATACAGCGTCTGCTTGATCGCCAAGACGTGCTTGTCGTTCGCGGCCTCCTCCAGGAAATCCAGCACCGCGTCGAAACTGTCGTACGGGTGGTGCAGCAGCACGTCCCCCGCACGCAACGTCGCAAACACGCTCTCCTCCTCGTGATCGTCGTCGCCCTCCAAGTCCGGGAGGTGCGGCGTGAACGGCGGCGCACTCAAGTCCGGGCGGCTCGCCGGGAACCCCATCAGGTCCGCGGTGCCCAACGGCCCATCCAGCATGAACACGTCCTCCGGCGCGAGATTCAGACGCTCCCGCAGGAAATCCTGCACCGCCTCCGGCATGTCCCGCGTCACCTCCAACCGCACCGCCGCACCGAACCGCCGCCGCCGCAACCCATCCTCGATGGTCGCCAACAAGTCCTCGGCCTCCTCCTCCTCGAACTCGTAATCGGTGTTCCGAGTCACCCGGAACACGTAACTCGCCAGAACCTCACGCCCCTTGAAGAGATCCGGGAGGTGCGCCGCAATCACGTCCTCCAGCAGCAGGAACTGCCCGCCGGCCTCCACGATGCGCGGCAGCACCCCCACCGGCACCTTCACCCGCGCGAACTCCGGCCCTTCATCCCCCCCGCCAGCAGCACCGCCAGGTTCAGACTCAGGTTACTGAGGTACGGGAACGGGTGGCTCGGGTCCACGACGAGCGGCGTCAGCACCGGCTGAATCTGCGCCTCGTAATGCGCGCGCACCTGATCGCACGCCCGCCGCCCCAGATCCCCCATGCGCACCAACCGCACGCCCGCACGCCGCAACTCCGCCAGCGTCTTGCGGGTCGTCCGCTCAATCTCCCGCAGCATCACCCGCACACGCGTACGCACCAACGCCAGCGACTCCGGCGGCTGCAACCCATCCAGGCCCCGCGCGCTCACATTCGCGGCAATCTGCCGGTGAATGCCCGCCACGCGCACCATAAAGAACTCATCCAGGTTGCTGCCGCAGATCGCGCAGTACTTCAGGCGCTCCAGCGGGGGGTTTCGAAGGTCACGCGCCTCCGCCAGCACCCGCTCATTAAACGCCAGCCAGGACAGCTCGCGGTTCAGGAACGTCGCATCAGGGGCCGTGGTCGTGCTCAGGGTCTCGCGGGGGGAAGTCGTCACGTGAATCTCCGGGAGGGTAGGGTCGCTCGGTCAGGGCCCGTTCAGGCCACGACCCCGAGCGTACCCTTCCCGTCCCGCGCGCGCCAATGGGCGTTCCTTCAGAGCCGCGCACCACACCCCCACCCAGCACACCAACGCGGCCCTCACGGACCGTCACTCCCTGCGTTTTTTGGTGTGATCGAACCAGGGCGCATTGAACTGACCATGAAAGTAGTCAAGGCTCAGCGCGAACTGCTCCAGTGCCTCTTCCAGGACCGCTTCGTAGATGGGGCGCGCCTCGCTGCCCTTGGCGACCACCACCGGCATGCTCAGTTCCCGCCCACCATTCTCCGCGTAGATGAAGTTGCGGGCGAGCGGCGTGTGCACCCGTTCCCGGTCAATCTGGCGGTACACGTCCAACTTGGCTTCCCGTGATTTCCGCCAGTGCTCCTGGTAGTCATCCGTCGCAAATCGGTACGCTCCGATCATCGACTTATCCCGATGGGAAACGCTGCAAAGCGCTCCACCCATACGATAGGCAGTTTCTGCGTACGTGGATGAATCTACAGTAGTGCCAGGAGGAGCCGTTTTTGATCTCAGCCATCCAGCCATTGAAAGAGCAACGATAATGTTCTTTTTTCCATCGCAGTAGACGAAGTAGTCAGACGTGTATTCGTGAAACTCTTTGGAGATGTCCAAGCCCTGCGCGAGGTAGAAGACGTAGCCGATAGTCTGGTGCTGATCCCGCTGGAACTTCAGGTACAGCAGCGCGTCCACCACGTACACCCGACGCGTCCAGTCGATCGACACCCGGAACAGCGTGTTCCGCGTGCACAGCTCACTCACCGTCTCATGAATTACCAGCTCGTCGTCTGACGTGAACGGCAGCGTTGTCCGCAGACACAGCCACTCCGGCGCCCGCACTGTGAAGCCCTCGTACGCGCGCCCGTCCACTTCGAACTGGAACGTCCCCGCCGCCTGCGTGTACGGAATCTGCTCGTGCGTCAGATAGTACTCCAGGGCCGCCACCCCCGTCTCGAACACCGGGTGCTCGGATGCTAGCGGCTCCTCTTTCTTCCTCTTAAACAGGCCGAACATGCGCTCCTTCGAGGACGCTGGAGTATCTGGAAAACGCATAGACGCGGGCGCGGGTTCCTGACTTGTGGTCACCGCGCCCGCATCCGTGACGGGTTACTCGATGTCGCCGCGTAGGTACGCGACGATGCCTTCCAGGTCGGCGCTCGTGAGGTTCTCGCCCACCCACGTCTCGTCAATGACCAGCTGTTCGTTGAGGGCGCGCGCCTGGAGGAGGGAAGCGAGCGCCGTCATCATGGCGTGAACGGCGCGTTGCGCGTCCTCGCCCGACGCCTCTTCACTCTCCAGGGCGTCCGCCGGGATTTCCGCGAGGCGTAATTCCTCATTGACGCTCAGGCGACGCATGGTGAACTCCACGTCGTTGACGAAGAAGGTCGTTTGAGTTTCTTCTTGAGCCCGGGTTCCGAATCGTTTCTGTGTTGTGGTCATGTGATTACTCCTTGCGTTTTTTGGTGTGATCGAACCAGGGCGCATTGAACTGACCATGAAAGTAGTCAAGGCTCAGCGCGAACTGCTCCAGTGCCTCTTTCAGGACCGCTTCGTAGATGGGGCGCGCCTCGCTGCCCTTGGCGACCACCACCGGCATGCTCAGTTCCCGCCCACCATTCTCCGCGTAGATGAAGTTGCGGGCGAGCGGCGTGTGTGCCCGTTCCCGGTCAATCTGGCGGTACACGTCCAACTTGGCTTCCCGTGATTTCCGCCAGTGCTCCTGGTAATCGTCTGTTGTAAATCGGTATGCCCCAATCATCGTTTTTGACCGTAAAATTATAGTACATACGGCTCCGCCCATTCGATATGAACTCTCTCCATAAGAGAATGAATCTATCGTTGTTCCCGGTGGAGCAGTCTTGGATCTCAACCATCTAGATATTGACAGTGAAACATTGATATTTTTCTTTCCATCGCAGTAGACAAAGTAGTCGGATGTATATTGTTGAAACTCTTTGGAGATATCCAAGCCCTGCGCGAGGTAGAAGACGTAGCCGATAGTCTGGTGCTGATCCCGCTGGAACTTCAGGTACAGCAGCGCGTCCACCACGTACACCCGACGCGTCCAGTCGATCGACACCCGGAACAGCGTGTTCCGCGTGCACAGCTCACTCACCGTCTCATGAATTACCAGCTCGTCGTCTGACGTGAACGGCAGCGTTGTCCGCAGACACAGCCACTCCGGCGCCCGCACTGTGAAGCCCTCGTACGCGCGCCCGTCCACTTCGAACTGGAACGTCCCCGCCGCCTGCGTGTACGGAATCTGCTCGTACGTCAGGTAGTACTCCAGGGCCGCCACCCCCGTCTCGAACACCGGGTGCTCGGACGCCAGCGGCTCCTCTTTCTTCCTCTTGAACAGGCCGAACATTCAGTCTCCTTAATGGTGGGCGGGATGCTGCGGCTGAGGCGCAGAGGGGCTAGGGGCGTCGTTTTCAGGAGCGCCCACCTCATAGGCGTCTGTGCTGGCGATGACGCCGTTTGTCTGCGCCGAGAGCTTCCAGAGGCGCTCAACAGGCATGGCCACAGTGACGATGTGTCCACTCTTGGTGGTGGCGTTCAGACCAGTGGCGGCCGTCAGGCCGAACTTCGCCATGTTCTCTGGACTCATGGTGTCCTCCATGCCTTTTTTGACGTGGCCGAGAGTGGGGTAGTCGGCCTGTTTGTCGTTCTTGTAAGTGCCGGCGACGTTGCCAATGGCGGCTTTCGTGCCTTCTTCGAACAGCCAACCACCCCCAATGGCTCCCGCGCCTGTCAGGCCGCCCGTACGGAACCCGTCACGCAATGCTGTGCCACGGTCGCGGACGTCCTGCAGCATCAAGCGTGCACCCTGGCGGTACATTCCGGGCAGGCGACTCAGGTAACCCTGCGCGGGGTCGTACCCGAGTTGGGTTGGCAGGACCTTGGCGTTGTACACCTGTTTTGCCTGCGCCAGCAGGCTCGGAGTGGCATGGGCTTTTGCATGCGCCGTGATCTGCTCGGGCGTGATGCTCGCCTTAGCCTGACGCTTCGCTGCGGCTTTGGTCATGCCCGCTGCACGCAGTGCCTGCGTCTCCTGCTTGATGAGCTGCCCACGGGCGCCTACCTGCGCGCGATGCCACGCGGCGGCCAGCGTGTTATCCACTGCGGCAGCAGCCTCGATCTGCGCAGTGGTCTTCAGCATGCTGGTACGGCCAGCCATTCCCGCCCACTGTGCCGCCACTTCACTACGAATCTCGTGCCCAACGCCCGAAGCATAAGCACGCACATCACGAGCCAGGACAGAGGCTTGGTTCGTCATACGGGCAGTCATCGAGCGCATGGGGTCCATTGAAAGTGTTTTGCCAAAGCGCGTATTGATTAAGTTTCTCGCTGCCATTTCGCCTTGCGTAACTTTTTCTGCTGCGTTTAGTCCCATAGCCTTGACAGCATTTTTTACTGGCGCGAATTGCGTTCCGGTCCAGTTTGCGACGTTGTTGGCGGCGTTTTTGATGCCTCGGCCTATGTATGCGCTGGCAAGGTTGGCTTGCGTGAGCCTGTTGTTGATGGCGTTGTCGAGGCCAACGCTCCGGGCGGCATTTTTGACGCCGTTCGCGGCGTGCCCGCCGATGAACTTCAGGCCGTTTACGGTGGGGGTCACGATGTGGTCTGCGCCTCTGAGGGCTTGCTTCCCGACCCAGGCGGCGCCGCGGCCTACAGCGCGGACGGCCTGACCGGGGAGGCTGTTACGGATGCTTTGCCTGATGGTGCCAGCGTGAGCGGCGGTGCTGGTGGCGAGGCCACGTGCGGCCGTCCAGGCGGCGGTCGCGCCGGTTTTGAGGGCGCTACCGGCGGCGACGAGGGTGGAGCTGCGGCTGGCGAGTCGGCCGACGGCGCCGGCGATGGGCCGGGCGATGAATTTGCCGGCGCCGCCGATGAGGCCTTTGGCGAGGCCGCCGACGACCTTGCCGGCGGGGCCGAGGACGACGCCGAGGGTGGCGTCGGTGAGGAGACTCTTGGGGGAGATGTCGTGGAACAGGTCGAGTGGCTTGCCTTTTTCGTGCTTGAGGGCGTTTTCGACGACCTGTCCGGCGGCACCGCCGGCAGCGCCGGACAGGGCGAGAGCGGCGATGAGGACGGGGGTGCTCATGCCGCCGGTGGCGACGGTGAGGGCGGCGGCGCCGGCGATGATGAGGCCGCCGACGAGGACGCTGGTGCCGATTTTGGCGACTTGGATGCCAGCGGCTTTGAGTTGCCGGCCGAGGGCTTTGACGCGGGGGTCGTTTTTGAGGGCGGTGATTTTCTGGACGACGGCGGTTTTGGTGGCGTTGAGGAACTTCTGCCCGGCGGCTTTGGCCTGCGCGTAGCGGGTGGCGATTTCCTTGCTGAGTTTCGTGGCGCCCTGGCTGATGCTGGTGCGGATCTGACTGCCGACCTGCACGGCTTTGTCGATGGTGGTTTTAATGGGTTTGGGGAGGTTTTTGAGGATCTGCTGGGCGAGTTTGGCGCGGGCTTTGGGGTCCTTGATGGTGTTGATGGTGGTGTTGACGCGCGTTTTGATGTTTTTGATGACGGCGTTGCGCGCTTTGGGGTCGGTGACGACTTTGTTGAGGGCCTGAGCGCCTTTTTTGATGGCCTGGCTGGCGCGGGTGAGGCTGGTGGTGACCTGGCGGGCGGCGGCCGCGCGGGCTTTGGGGTCGGTGATGAGTTTGGTGGTGGTGTTGAGGGCGCTCTTGGCGGCTTTGACGAGGGGGGTGTTCTGGACTTTCTTGAGGGTGGCGGCGCTGGCTTGCCTGAGGGTGCTGGTGGCTTTCGAGAGGGTTTTGGCGGCGTCGTCTTTGAGTTTGCGGGCTTTGTCGGCGAGGGCTTTGAAGGGGTTGGCGAAGCGTTGGATGCCGCCGGCGCTGCGGGTGGGGGTGGTGCGGGGGGCCGTGGTGGGTGCGGAGGTGGGGGTGGCGGCGCTGAGGGTGCGGCCCATGGTCTGGGCTTCCTGTTCAAGCCCCGCGTCCGGGTCGAGGCCGGGCGCGACGCGGCCTTGCGCCTGCTGCACCGTGTGCGTCGCTTCGTGCGCGAGCAGTTCCAGTCCGGAGGCGCTGTGCGGGTCGTACCGGCCCGCCTGGAAGTAGATGTCCTGCCCGCTCGTGAACGCCACCGCGTTCACGAGCTTGCTCAGCTTGTCCGCTTCGCCGTCCGTATGCACCCGCACGCGGCTCAGGTCCGCGTTCAGGCCCGCTTCCAGGTGTCGCTGCACGCTCGCCGGCAGCGCCTCCCCGCCCCCAGATCTCGCTTGCACGCGCTGCGTGACGCTCCGGAGGGTGTCCTCGTGGTGTGCGCGTTCCTGCTGTGCGTGCTGGCGTTGCAGGGCGTGGTGCGCGCGGAGCAGGTCGTGGGTGTGCTGCTGAGCGTGGGTGCGGGCGGTGCGCTGCACGCTGAGGTCGATGGCGCGCTGGAGGGCGGCGCGGGTGGGTTCGTCGGTGGCGCGTTGCAGGAGGGTGCTGCGCAGGGCGTCGGCGTTGGCGCCCTGCGCGGCGTAGCGCTGCACGGTCTGGATGGCGTGGTCGGCGCGTTCGGTGAGGGGGACGTAGCGGGCGTTGCTGGTGAGCGCGGTGTGCGCAGCCTGCTCGGCTTGCCGTTGGATGGCGGCGTTCGGGGTGGGGGCGCGTTGCAGGGGGGGTGGGGTGGGGGGGTTTGGAGGGGGTTGATGCCGAGCGCGCAGAGGTCGGTGGCTTGGCGTTGCAGGGTGGCGTGTTGCGCGCTGAGGTGTTCGGCGGTGCGCTGCAGGGCGGCCTGGTCGGTGCGGAGCAGGTGTGCGGCGTGGAGGGCGGGGGTGGCGGCGGCGCGTTGGAGGGGGTGGGGTGCGCGCGGCTTGGGGGGTGAGGGGGTCGTGTGCGGCGGGGGCGGGGCGGTCCAGGTGGGCGCGGTGGTGGCGGCGCGCATGACCGGCAGGGCGGGGGCGCGGGTGGTGGGGGTGGTGCGGGTTTTCTGTTGTTGCATGCCGGGGGTCCTCCGGGGGTGGGGCGCGAAGGCGTTTACCCTTGAGGGTACCGGTT encodes:
- a CDS encoding acyl-CoA N-acyltransferase encodes the protein MTAPYTIRDVTDPAAFRALETVQIAAWGYADREVLPGTMLRISAATGGIVLGAYPVGEDVPFGLAYGFPALHGDAWWHHSHLLAVDPAWRGSGAAVALKHAQRERALAQGLTRMTWTFDPLIARNARLNLGKLGARAVSYHPGWYDLGGVVPADRLMIEWDLTRTFVPHAPREPDGAYALQADGPLPGTPDLTLTADHVLVEVPTDSDARPETERLAWRLALRDTLMPYLVYGYAVTDLARAGERAYYVLSRDA
- the ppk1 gene encoding polyphosphate kinase 1 — translated: MKVPVGVLPRIVEAGGQFLLLEDVIAAHLPDLFKGREVLASYVFRVTRNTDYEFEEEEAEDLLATIEDGLRRRRFGAAVRLEVTRDMPEAVQDFLRERLNLAPEDVFMLDGPLGTADLMGFPASRPDLSAPPFTPHLPDLEGDDDHEEESVFATLRAGDVLLHHPYDSFDAVLDFLEEAANDKHVLAIKQTLYRTGDDRRLLNALRTAAEQGKQVVALIELKARFDEQRNISWARKLERAGAHVVYGFAGLKTHGKVALVVRREGGTLRRYVHVGTGNYNAKTARLYTDLSLLTANPQLGDDVGRLFNHLTGYADAEYDELLVAPDTARSGFLALLEREARHARAGHSAWVRLKMNQLTDPGMIRALYDASAAGVRVELIIRGVCCLRPGVPGLSDTIRVKSLLGRFLEHARVYAFANAGHPEVFIGSADWMSRNLNRRVEVIAPVRDERHRATLLSILDAEWTDERGAWDLRTDGRYTKLAGEYSAQEAFMRTHGHLGR
- a CDS encoding DUF4157 domain-containing protein, which encodes MQRYAAQGANADALRSTLLQRATDEPTRAALQRAIDLSVQRTARTHAQQHTHDLLRAHHALQRQHAQQERAHHEDTLRSVTQRVQARSGGGEALPASVQRHLEAGLNADLSRVRVHTDGEADKLSKLVNAVAFTSGQDIYFQAGRYDPHSASGLELLAHEATHTVQQAQGRVAPGLDPDAGLEQEAQTMGRTLSAATPTSAPTTAPRTTPTRSAGGIQRFANPFKALADKARKLKDDAAKTLSKATSTLRQASAATLKKVQNTPLVKAAKSALNTTTKLITDPKARAAAARQVTTSLTRASQAIKKGAQALNKVVTDPKARNAVIKNIKTRVNTTINTIKDPKARAKLAQQILKNLPKPIKTTIDKAVQVGSQIRTSISQGATKLSKEIATRYAQAKAAGQKFLNATKTAVVQKITALKNDPRVKALGRQLKAAGIQVAKIGTSVLVGGLIIAGAAALTVATGGMSTPVLIAALALSGAAGGAAGQVVENALKHEKGKPLDLFHDISPKSLLTDATLGVVLGPAGKVVGGLAKGLIGGAGKFIARPIAGAVGRLASRSSTLVAAGSALKTGATAAWTAARGLATSTAAHAGTIRQSIRNSLPGQAVRAVGRGAAWVGKQALRGADHIVTPTVNGLKFIGGHAANGVKNAARSVGLDNAINNRLTQANLASAYIGRGIKNAANNVANWTGTQFAPVKNAVKAMGLNAAEKVTQGEMAARNLINTRFGKTLSMDPMRSMTARMTNQASVLARDVRAYASGVGHEIRSEVAAQWAGMAGRTSMLKTTAQIEAAAAVDNTLAAAWHRAQVGARGQLIKQETQALRAAGMTKAAAKRQAKASITPEQITAHAKAHATPSLLAQAKQVYNAKVLPTQLGYDPAQGYLSRLPGMYRQGARLMLQDVRDRGTALRDGFRTGGLTGAGAIGGGWLFEEGTKAAIGNVAGTYKNDKQADYPTLGHVKKGMEDTMSPENMAKFGLTAATGLNATTKSGHIVTVAMPVERLWKLSAQTNGVIASTDAYEVGAPENDAPSPSAPQPQHPAHH